Proteins encoded together in one Acidimicrobiales bacterium window:
- a CDS encoding dihydrofolate reductase family protein, producing the protein MRPLKYAINVTLDGCCSHEAGPVPDAESHAYWADQMAQADALILGRVTYQMMEEAWRRPASGTWPDWIDDGLLPFAEAIDGAEKYVVSSTLDQVDWNAELVQGDLGDAVRALKEQPGNGLHVGGVTLPRALADLGLIDEYEFLVQPFLAGHGPRLLDGLHEHLELRLVDRRELSSGAVALRYRPA; encoded by the coding sequence ATGCGACCGCTCAAGTACGCCATCAACGTCACCCTCGACGGCTGCTGCTCGCACGAGGCGGGTCCCGTCCCCGACGCCGAGTCACACGCGTACTGGGCCGACCAGATGGCACAAGCCGACGCCCTGATCCTCGGTCGGGTGACCTACCAGATGATGGAGGAGGCGTGGCGGCGGCCGGCGAGCGGCACGTGGCCCGACTGGATCGATGACGGGCTGCTGCCCTTCGCCGAGGCCATCGACGGCGCCGAGAAGTACGTCGTCTCGAGCACCCTGGACCAGGTCGACTGGAACGCCGAGCTCGTGCAGGGCGACCTGGGCGACGCGGTCCGTGCGCTGAAGGAGCAGCCCGGCAACGGCCTGCACGTCGGCGGGGTCACGCTCCCCCGCGCCCTGGCCGACCTCGGCCTGATCGACGAGTACGAGTTCCTCGTCCAGCCCTTCCTGGCGGGTCACGGGCCGCGCCTGCTCGACGGCCTCCACGAGCACCTCGAGCTGAGGTTGGTGGACCGCCGGGAGCTCTCGTCGGGCGCCGTCGCCCTCCGGTACCGGCCCGCCTGA
- a CDS encoding DUF1801 domain-containing protein, which translates to MSTGDGDEPVLLSGGNPQIPKGEGDGPVQAYIAAMPDWKRGVGERLDALIAEAVPDVHKAVKWNQPFFGFEGEGWFTAFRCYTKYVQVQFFRGTSLDPEPPKAAKHPEVRYLDIHEDDPLDEALLRSWFEQAAALPGEVV; encoded by the coding sequence ATGAGCACCGGCGACGGCGACGAGCCCGTCCTGTTGTCCGGGGGAAACCCCCAGATCCCCAAGGGCGAGGGAGACGGCCCGGTCCAGGCCTACATCGCCGCCATGCCCGACTGGAAGCGCGGCGTCGGCGAGCGCCTCGACGCGCTGATCGCGGAGGCCGTCCCGGACGTGCACAAGGCAGTGAAGTGGAACCAGCCCTTCTTCGGCTTCGAGGGCGAGGGCTGGTTCACCGCGTTCCGCTGCTACACGAAGTACGTGCAGGTGCAGTTCTTCCGGGGCACGTCGCTCGACCCCGAGCCCCCCAAGGCGGCCAAGCACCCCGAGGTCCGCTACCTCGACATCCACGAGGACGACCCGCTCGACGAGGCGCTTCTGCGCTCGTGGTTCGAGCAGGCCGCAGCGCTTCCCGGCGAGGTCGTCTGA
- a CDS encoding SRPBCC domain-containing protein — translation MISSLLRKKKDLHFERTYAAPPDAVWRAWTEPDRLRQWWGPEKTEVAECEVDLRVGGRIFVVTVAGEAMGKYAGTRWPMDGIFTHIEDGQALRYDARSWTQGEEAGSTIVHTNDLALRSDDGGATTVVTLDVAITEIGPKAKMAAFGMKWGYKAQLDALEALLAADDAR, via the coding sequence GTGATCAGCTCACTGCTGCGCAAGAAGAAGGACCTGCACTTCGAGCGGACCTACGCCGCCCCACCCGACGCGGTGTGGCGGGCCTGGACCGAGCCCGATCGGCTGCGCCAATGGTGGGGCCCGGAGAAGACCGAGGTGGCGGAGTGCGAGGTCGACCTGCGGGTGGGCGGGCGGATCTTCGTGGTCACCGTGGCCGGCGAGGCGATGGGCAAGTACGCCGGCACCCGCTGGCCCATGGACGGCATCTTCACCCACATCGAGGACGGGCAGGCGCTGCGCTACGACGCCCGCTCGTGGACCCAGGGCGAGGAGGCCGGGAGCACCATCGTCCACACCAACGACCTCGCCCTGCGCTCCGACGACGGCGGCGCCACGACGGTGGTCACCCTCGACGTCGCCATCACCGAGATCGGCCCGAAGGCCAAGATGGCCGCGTTCGGCATGAAGTGGGGCTACAAGGCCCAGCTCGACGCCCTCGAGGCGCTGCTCGCCGCCGACGACGCCCGATGA
- a CDS encoding winged helix-turn-helix transcriptional regulator, whose protein sequence is MQATLFRALSEPSRLDIVELLRTRPYPVGEIAEALDLRQPQVSKHLKVLSEAGFVEVEPRARQRIYHLHAEPFERITRWVDSFERLWEVRLDSLGDYLETIAPEEGPS, encoded by the coding sequence GTGCAGGCGACACTGTTCCGAGCCCTGAGCGAGCCGAGCCGGCTCGACATCGTCGAGTTGTTGCGGACTCGCCCCTACCCGGTGGGCGAGATCGCCGAGGCACTCGACCTCCGCCAGCCCCAGGTCTCGAAGCACCTGAAGGTGCTGTCCGAGGCCGGGTTCGTCGAGGTCGAGCCGCGCGCCCGCCAGCGCATCTACCACCTGCACGCCGAGCCCTTCGAGCGGATCACCCGATGGGTCGACTCGTTCGAGCGCCTCTGGGAGGTGCGGCTCGACTCCCTGGGCGACTACCTGGAGACCATCGCGCCCGAGGAGGGCCCATCGTGA
- a CDS encoding GNAT family N-acetyltransferase: protein MPRLRPYVPDDAAGALALNQANVPEVGSADAERWAWLLELADHAEVVEDDGEVVAFLVAFAEGSIYDSPNYRWYGARHERFAYVDRVAVAEAHRGTGIAHQLYESFEAWGRGRGAGVLCAEVNTVPPNPRSLRFHERLGFRPVAELEPWADEPGHLVAMVERPVAQRNGRTDRGSRVVLAPSEQVYAALTDPEALVAWLPPSGMHGRFEHVDLRAGGSYRLVLSYDDPDDASGAKAADGTDVVEARILEVDAGRRIVQAVDFESDDPAFAGTMTMAWMLAPVADGTRVEIVADDVPVGISAEDHAAGIHSSLVNLATHVE, encoded by the coding sequence ATGCCCCGCCTGCGTCCCTACGTCCCCGACGACGCCGCCGGCGCCCTGGCTCTGAACCAGGCGAACGTACCGGAGGTGGGGTCGGCGGACGCCGAGCGGTGGGCGTGGCTGCTCGAGCTGGCCGACCACGCCGAGGTGGTGGAGGACGACGGTGAGGTGGTGGCGTTCCTCGTCGCCTTCGCCGAAGGCTCGATCTACGACAGCCCCAACTACCGCTGGTACGGCGCCCGCCACGAGCGCTTCGCCTACGTCGACCGGGTGGCGGTGGCCGAGGCCCACCGTGGCACCGGGATCGCCCACCAGCTCTACGAGTCGTTCGAGGCGTGGGGCCGGGGCCGGGGCGCAGGCGTGCTGTGCGCGGAGGTCAACACCGTGCCGCCGAACCCTCGCTCACTGCGGTTCCACGAGCGCCTCGGCTTCCGTCCGGTCGCGGAGCTCGAGCCCTGGGCCGACGAGCCCGGCCACCTCGTGGCCATGGTGGAAAGACCGGTGGCGCAGCGGAACGGCCGCACCGATCGCGGCTCGAGGGTCGTGCTCGCCCCGTCCGAGCAGGTGTACGCCGCGCTGACCGACCCCGAGGCGCTCGTGGCGTGGCTGCCTCCGTCCGGGATGCACGGTCGGTTCGAGCACGTCGACCTGCGCGCCGGGGGCTCGTACCGGCTCGTGCTCAGCTACGACGACCCGGACGACGCGAGCGGGGCCAAGGCGGCCGACGGCACCGACGTCGTCGAGGCCCGGATCCTCGAGGTCGACGCCGGTCGGCGGATCGTCCAGGCCGTCGACTTCGAGTCGGACGACCCTGCCTTCGCCGGCACCATGACCATGGCCTGGATGCTCGCCCCGGTGGCCGACGGCACACGCGTCGAGATCGTGGCCGACGACGTCCCCGTCGGTATCTCCGCCGAGGACCACGCCGCAGGCATCCACTCGTCCCTCGTGAACCTGGCGACCCACGTCGAGTAG
- a CDS encoding helix-turn-helix transcriptional regulator translates to MNDAGGHTAAVVPSARHLVRAKDLADARYSEPLTVADLARAARLSPAHFSREFRRTFGESPHQYLLTRRLERAAALLRNTDRPVIEICFAVGLRSLGSFTTSFQRVYGRPPGAYRSSFPPAARLIRIPGCVARGYGRPQNRTFREVGPAAHS, encoded by the coding sequence ATGAACGACGCCGGCGGCCATACTGCGGCGGTGGTGCCGTCAGCGAGACACCTGGTGCGGGCCAAGGACCTCGCCGATGCCCGCTACTCCGAGCCGCTGACTGTTGCCGACCTGGCCCGGGCGGCGCGCCTCTCGCCGGCGCACTTCAGCCGCGAGTTCCGCCGTACGTTCGGCGAAAGTCCTCACCAGTACCTGCTGACCCGGCGCCTGGAGCGGGCCGCGGCGCTGCTGCGCAACACCGATCGCCCGGTCATCGAGATCTGCTTCGCGGTGGGCCTGCGCAGCCTCGGCTCGTTCACCACCAGCTTCCAGCGGGTGTATGGCCGACCCCCGGGCGCGTACCGGAGCAGCTTTCCGCCGGCAGCACGCCTGATACGCATCCCGGGCTGCGTGGCTCGTGGCTACGGCCGCCCGCAGAACCGCACGTTTCGAGAAGTCGGGCCGGCCGCGCACTCGTAG
- a CDS encoding VOC family protein, whose amino-acid sequence MIRIANAEFRVHDQDEALDFYTRTLGWEVRSDVTMDEWSFRWLVVGPPGQDEVGLVLMAIPGPPMLDEETGRAVAELVAAGAVGTLFLETDDCQAAYDDLKARGVEFTNPPTVQPYGIDTGFRDPSGNNIRLTQVMDFDPARR is encoded by the coding sequence ATGATCAGGATCGCCAACGCCGAATTCCGGGTGCACGACCAGGACGAGGCCCTCGACTTCTACACCCGAACCCTCGGTTGGGAGGTGCGTTCCGACGTCACCATGGACGAGTGGAGCTTCCGGTGGCTCGTCGTCGGCCCGCCGGGGCAGGACGAGGTCGGCCTCGTGTTGATGGCCATCCCGGGTCCGCCGATGCTCGACGAGGAGACCGGCCGAGCGGTAGCCGAACTGGTCGCCGCCGGAGCGGTGGGCACGCTGTTCCTCGAGACCGACGACTGCCAGGCGGCGTACGACGACCTGAAGGCTCGAGGGGTCGAGTTCACCAACCCGCCGACCGTGCAGCCCTACGGGATCGACACGGGTTTCCGCGACCCGTCCGGCAACAACATCCGCCTGACCCAGGTGATGGACTTCGATCCGGCCCGGCGCTGA
- a CDS encoding helix-turn-helix transcriptional regulator, which yields MPPADRPADRATAADEPADVEALVRTRLRALRTSAGWSLDEVARRSHLSASTVSRIETGNRTIGLDVLVPLARALGADLDDLLDTSTVDDVVIRPQPADGHGGTVWNLSRPASPLAAVKVRLEPTAVPPEQRVHPGQDWLFVLEGRALLLLGDRRIEVDAGEAAEFSTMVPHAITAVDGPAELLMVFDRDGRGAHLDGVG from the coding sequence GTGCCACCCGCCGACCGCCCTGCCGACCGTGCCACCGCCGCCGACGAACCCGCCGACGTGGAGGCGCTGGTGCGCACCCGGTTGCGGGCGCTCCGGACGAGCGCGGGGTGGTCGCTCGACGAGGTGGCCCGCCGCAGCCACCTCAGCGCCTCCACCGTCTCCCGCATCGAGACCGGCAACCGCACCATCGGCCTCGACGTGCTCGTCCCCCTGGCCCGCGCCCTCGGGGCCGACCTCGACGATCTGCTCGACACCTCGACGGTCGACGACGTGGTCATCCGGCCCCAGCCGGCCGACGGGCACGGCGGCACGGTGTGGAACCTGTCCCGGCCCGCCAGCCCCCTGGCCGCGGTCAAGGTCCGACTCGAGCCCACCGCCGTGCCGCCGGAGCAGCGGGTGCACCCCGGCCAGGATTGGCTCTTCGTCCTCGAAGGTCGGGCGCTCCTGCTGCTCGGCGACCGCCGCATCGAGGTCGACGCCGGCGAGGCCGCCGAGTTCTCCACGATGGTCCCCCACGCCATCACCGCGGTGGACGGCCCCGCCGAGCTGCTGATGGTGTTCGACCGCGACGGCCGCGGCGCCCACCTCGACGGCGTCGGTTGA
- a CDS encoding class I SAM-dependent methyltransferase — protein sequence MTDDDHDNDNDHHHDEDRPQDPDRFSAAQQAVEWDRRYGEHGDIRWSGRPNGRLVAEVAGLAPGRALDVGCGEGADAIWLAARGWTVTAVDVSEVALERARAAADEAGVVVEWIGGDALTTPLPTGTFDLVSIQYPALPKATGEAAVRALLDTVRPGGVLLAVYHDIDAEHLALMPAKGFDPADYVGAADLRALLGDATDFTIELDEIAPRPDPPSGNPHVADEVLRARRR from the coding sequence ATGACCGACGACGACCACGACAACGACAACGACCACCACCACGACGAGGACAGGCCGCAGGACCCTGATCGCTTCAGCGCGGCCCAGCAGGCCGTCGAGTGGGACCGGCGGTACGGCGAGCACGGCGACATCCGGTGGAGCGGCCGGCCCAACGGGCGCCTCGTCGCCGAGGTGGCCGGGCTGGCGCCCGGCCGCGCCCTCGACGTCGGCTGCGGCGAGGGGGCCGACGCGATCTGGTTGGCGGCCCGCGGATGGACGGTGACCGCCGTCGACGTGTCCGAGGTCGCGCTCGAGCGGGCCCGGGCCGCGGCCGACGAAGCGGGCGTCGTCGTCGAGTGGATCGGCGGCGACGCGCTCACCACGCCGCTCCCGACCGGCACCTTCGACCTGGTGTCGATCCAGTACCCCGCCCTGCCCAAGGCCACCGGCGAGGCCGCGGTGCGGGCCCTGCTCGACACGGTGCGGCCAGGGGGCGTGCTGCTCGCCGTCTACCACGACATCGACGCCGAGCATCTGGCCCTCATGCCCGCCAAGGGCTTCGACCCCGCCGATTACGTGGGTGCGGCGGATCTCCGGGCGTTGCTCGGCGACGCCACCGACTTCACCATCGAACTCGACGAGATCGCCCCCCGCCCCGATCCGCCGTCCGGCAACCCCCACGTGGCCGACGAGGTCCTCCGCGCCCGCCGGCGCTGA
- a CDS encoding patatin-like phospholipase family protein gives MVDEADDSSGDASAALARPISFEARYGAGHERALVLGGGGLWFVAWQVAYLHALTERGIPVAKASRVIGTSAGSLVASIVSAGHLRRIAAEVEFLAKVPRLVGALAGEGELHPSQERALELFGNATDAAPATITAIGHAALAAQAPPPDRSRRSMRAVLGMRRWPAALHTTAVDAYTGERLVVTQASGLSVARAATASSSVPGIFSPQPLHDRRAMDGGVSGTGIHADLAAGAGRALVISLAAHAPDDQAGMTNPAGGQRREIAALEATGTQVLLRGPASVDSDVLMDPAQVAAARADGAAQAAEDAEAIAAAWA, from the coding sequence ATGGTGGACGAGGCGGACGACTCGTCGGGGGACGCCTCCGCGGCGCTGGCCCGACCCATCTCCTTCGAGGCCCGCTACGGCGCCGGCCACGAGCGGGCCCTGGTGCTGGGCGGCGGCGGGCTGTGGTTCGTGGCGTGGCAGGTGGCCTACCTGCACGCCCTCACCGAGCGGGGCATCCCCGTGGCGAAGGCCAGCCGGGTGATCGGGACGTCGGCAGGGTCGCTCGTGGCCTCGATCGTCAGCGCCGGCCACCTGCGCCGCATCGCCGCCGAGGTGGAGTTCCTGGCCAAGGTGCCCCGTCTGGTGGGCGCGCTCGCGGGGGAGGGCGAGCTCCACCCCAGCCAGGAGCGTGCCCTCGAGCTGTTCGGCAACGCCACCGACGCGGCACCGGCCACCATCACCGCCATCGGCCACGCCGCGCTGGCGGCGCAGGCTCCACCCCCCGACCGGTCCCGCCGCTCGATGCGCGCCGTGCTCGGGATGCGACGGTGGCCCGCGGCGCTGCACACCACCGCGGTCGACGCCTACACCGGTGAGCGCCTCGTGGTCACCCAGGCCTCGGGGCTCTCGGTGGCCCGGGCGGCCACGGCCAGCAGTTCGGTGCCGGGGATCTTCTCGCCCCAACCGCTGCACGATCGCCGGGCCATGGACGGCGGGGTGAGCGGCACCGGCATCCACGCCGACCTGGCCGCCGGGGCCGGCCGGGCGTTGGTGATCTCGTTGGCCGCCCACGCGCCCGACGACCAAGCGGGCATGACCAACCCGGCCGGCGGTCAGCGTCGCGAGATCGCCGCGCTCGAAGCCACCGGCACGCAGGTGCTGCTGCGGGGCCCGGCCAGCGTGGACTCCGACGTGCTCATGGACCCTGCGCAGGTGGCGGCCGCTCGGGCCGACGGCGCCGCGCAGGCCGCCGAGGACGCCGAGGCCATCGCCGCCGCCTGGGCCTGA